The genomic segment ttttataaaaaataaaaaggattaaaaatttaccttttttttttttttttagatttaatttttagttttaattattttcttctttcttttcaatcaatatattttttatctacatTACATACAtgtaagttatttatttatatttaattttttcttttgttaccaattattataatttttaaataatctatcttcaattttaatttatttttaattcttaaaaattatcaatgttaatcaacaattaaatataaataaaatttttctggttttgaattttttttttttttacatttatttctttagtagaaaaaaatcttattgtttttttaccaataaaaatttacaagttaaaagaaataaaacttttataataatataatgataatagaataaaataaaaatattatgttgatATGACGAAAAAATCACATATTAatctcaattattaattattaatgaaagatttatattattgaaatttttattgttgaaataaaatattattaataaatatataaaaaataattatatcaaggaaagaaaattttatagataatatagagTGCATTAGTATCGCATATATACTAACGGTTCTGCCCTCTATACTTGCAGAATCGTACTAATTTACGATATGTACACAGAGTACGAATTTTAGGTTagttagatattaaaatgggTAAACACGAAGTAGGAACGCCAAAATATAttgctaataaaattaaggCAAAAGGCTTGCAAAAGTTAAGATGGTATTGTCAAATGTGTCAAAAACAGTGCAGAGACGAAAATGGATTCAAGTGTCATACAATGTCAGAATCTCATCATAgacaattattgttatttgctGATAATGCTTCTCGTTATAtggatcaattttcaaaagagtTTTCTCAgggttatttaaatttattaaaaagacaaTTTGGTACCAGAAGAGTGCCTGCTAACCGTGTTTATCAAGAATATATCTCAGACCGAGGACATATACATATGAATGCTACAATTTGGCTTACATTGACTGCATTTGTTAAATGGCTTGGACGTACTGGACAGTGTGTTGTAGATGAAACGGAGAAAggtaatttgtataaaatctctattaataataaatatttaattaaataaaactaatgcTAATTATTGCTTCCTTTGTTTTTAGGTTGGTACGTAACATACATTGACAGGGATCCAGAAACACTTGCAGCACAAGAAAGAAAAGctaaaaagcaaaaaatggataaagatgacgaagaaagaatgatggaatttatagaaaaacaaGTAGAAAAAGGCCAACAAGAAAGTAACGAACAATCTGAAACTATTAAAGAGCCACTTAAACGACTTGATAATGATGCACCTTTAGttcttaatatgaaaataaataaaaaaccaaAATTACTTCCCAttataaaacaagaaaaaatagataaagattCTACTAGTAATGAATCGACTTCCatgatttctaatataaaatctgaGGAATCAAATGAAGAATATACAGATAAGGAAACAAGTTCagcaaaaatagaaaaaggtgAATCAAAACTTaacaatgataatgataatatggaAGGATGGTTAAGAGAGGGTTTAATGGTAAAAGTAATAACTAAGACTCTtggagataaatattataaatctaaagGCATTATTCAATCTGttgaaaattccaatttcattGGAAAAGTCAAATTGCGATCACCTGAAGAAGTTGAGAatcatgttataaaaatagatcaaGAATATCTAGAAACTGTAATACCCGCTATAGGAAAAGAAGTTATAATTCTTTGGGGAAAATATAAGGCAATGAAGGGTATTGTGCATAAGCTTCACATAGAACATTACAGTATAGATGTAAAATTGGAAAGTGATAATactatagtaaaaaaattaccatatgaacaaatttgtaaatatgtaagatgattttttaaattacaaagatttattcaatttttgtgataaaatatattatttattaataatattttgattaatacataaaacagaacacgtttctcttttcgtttttactttgtaaatttttgatacttgtgtaattgtaaaatatgtttaaatattttatttgtataatatattatatattaatatacatttaaaacttatattttttgtgtcaagtttttataaaaatatataaataatatagaaaacatCTTAAACTTGATAATTATCTTtgcacaaatatataaattcgatcgatcattcAATAATCAAATAGTCGTAGTTGCACGTAATCTGTAACCTCGTTTCTAATAATACGCCTTCCAATTAGCCTAGACTaagttcaatttattttgcactttgataatatatatttatatgttatatacatatcacaaataatttttatttacatatcaataataaattatcgaataattaaatcagtcaaaaataatcattgttttattttttagatatcaaatattaaaagaaaatcttctaaatttcatttttaaataattaatattaaaaagatatccaactttaagtttttaattattatgatacatattatgattatacCTTGTGTGCAAATTAAAGGTGCGcgtattctaaatatttcaagtgtgcatgtacatacatatataaatacaagatacattcgaattcgaaacttTTGAAGGCCGAATATATAAGTGCCTATTTCAAACAGCAAGTTCAGCATGAACTTGAACTTAATTAGTCtagtaaaattgataattacgaTAGAGTGGATTAATCATGTTCTCGTCACGAAGTTTGATGATTTAATGAGAATATAAggtctaataatatttaatctaatgataaattttttaaatttaatcaaaacaaaatatttcaattattaatatattaattacttacttatatacaaaaattatgcatatatttcttaaagacatctttaatctatatttctttttaattctaattacttaaatttaatatcatacaaaaaaaaagacaaaaactaatttattctttcaatttattactCTTTAAGATTTCAAtagaatatatgataaaacagaattataaacattgttcataattatctatttcgatcgaatgatACAATCTCTGCATGCAATTCATGCAAAGATTGGTAATTACGATAAAAGTGAGATAGTGCGAGGCGAATCAAGTTgcgatatcgaaataattattctacgaGGTTgcatgtacgtatatatataaaagtacatTTGAATTGATCAAGGATTTCAGAGAATAATCTTTAcgtataaagtaaatttatatataaaaaaatatatgtatttacaatatttttaaaaatatatttttaaaatacattctttttttttaacttaactaataataatagcactatctttttgaaaaatgttcaaaCTCTTATCGACAACACAAAATTACATTCGTTAACGGTTTTTGACTAATACTACCAtctctttgaaatatattaaaactttttacatACAGTTaatgacaataaaatatattatttgaataaaatcaagaaattttttctataaattaaactaaactGTGATGTCTGTCAAAGATGCTAACAACATTAAAGCGACATTAAACAATTCGACAAAGTTCAATTACTGTTGATAAtaacgtataaattatttgaatacttTTCAAAGAGATGGCATTAGTAGTTAAAGATCATCAATAAAGTTCATTTTGGtgtctataataaaattcgcaaCAAGTTTGAATACTTTCCAGAAAGATAGCGTTACCGATTAAatactaaagaaaaaaattatatttttattacatatatttatattttacatatcatatcatattatatatttttttgtatttctacATGTACAAATTTTATGTGCATTTCGTACATGtacctttatatattatacattgtacacatttttacatttttatgtcatataaaataaaataaataaatcttttcaatctttcgatattttcatcgatcgataccATCAGAACttgagttaaataaaattttaaagttaagaAAACTTCGGGCGTCAGTTTGACGCACGAAACCTTTTTTTCACCTGTATTGAATCACGGATTTCCTGAAACGTTATATTACTCGAGCCTTCAAATTCTCGAGTTCATGGTATTATGCATATACGTATCCGACACCTTGGTGGGATGGTAGCTCGTGCGCGGCGCGATGAACCGACTCAAAAGCTACTGGAATTATTAACTCCTGTCAGTCTAGGTGGCTCGATCCAGCAAAGAACACTTGATTGCTTCTTCCACTTGTTAACaccattttaagaaaaaaaacaacgatTTCGCAAAGATTCGAAGGATAAACTTTTGAAACGCTTGAAACTCTCTTCTTGCTTTTCTCTTCGATATTCTCTttctaaaaaatgttaaaaatattcaattcattcaaaaaaattatccaataaattacaatcattTTTCATAGAGAGAATCGTTGAATCAGCTTCGACGATGTCGTTTTACGTTCGAACGAAGCCATTTTGGATTTTAAGTGTCGAAGTTTAAAGCGTTCCCGAGTCTCGCTCGAGTGTGGATTTTCGAGAGAAGTGGAAGATATGGAGGAAAGATCGGAGGAAATGGAGGAGAGTAGCAACTCGTGTTCGACGTCCACGTGTTCGTCATCGGTGCGTGGCAAGAAACGGTGCACGGAAATGCGTTCGGAGAAGCCGGCGTACCTTCGCCA from the Apis mellifera strain DH4 linkage group LG9, Amel_HAv3.1, whole genome shotgun sequence genome contains:
- the LOC411491 gene encoding DNA/RNA-binding protein KIN17, with protein sequence MGKHEVGTPKYIANKIKAKGLQKLRWYCQMCQKQCRDENGFKCHTMSESHHRQLLLFADNASRYMDQFSKEFSQGYLNLLKRQFGTRRVPANRVYQEYISDRGHIHMNATIWLTLTAFVKWLGRTGQCVVDETEKGWYVTYIDRDPETLAAQERKAKKQKMDKDDEERMMEFIEKQVEKGQQESNEQSETIKEPLKRLDNDAPLVLNMKINKKPKLLPIIKQEKIDKDSTSNESTSMISNIKSEESNEEYTDKETSSAKIEKGESKLNNDNDNMEGWLREGLMVKVITKTLGDKYYKSKGIIQSVENSNFIGKVKLRSPEEVENHVIKIDQEYLETVIPAIGKEVIILWGKYKAMKGIVHKLHIEHYSIDVKLESDNTIVKKLPYEQICKYVR